One genomic window of Methanocalculus alkaliphilus includes the following:
- a CDS encoding DUF1328 family protein — protein sequence MADLIGLAVLFLILALVAYVLGAKGVAGFSMTIAKWLVIIFIILAIISIFL from the coding sequence GTGGCTGATTTAATTGGATTGGCGGTATTATTCCTCATCTTAGCGCTTGTCGCGTATGTATTGGGGGCGAAAGGGGTTGCCGGGTTCTCGATGACCATCGCAAAGTGGCTCGTTATCATCTTTATCATTCTTGCGATTATCTCAATTTTCCTGTAG